The DNA segment TCGTAGTCGTACGACGTCACATCGGGCTCCAGCGGCCCGTCGTGCAGTGCGCCGCCGCCCCGGTTGGCGCCCGCCCAGCCGGCGAAGCTCGTGCCGCCGTGCGCCATGTACAGGTTCACCGACGCCCCGCATTCCAGGATCTCCCGCAGGGCCGCCGCCGCGTCCCCGGGATCGCGTACGACGTGCTCGCCGCCCCAGTGGTCGAACCAGCCGCACCAGAACTCCATGCACATCAGCGGACCGTCGGGGCGGTGCCGGCGCAGCGTCTCGAACGCCTCGCGCGCGTGGGAGCCGAAGTTCACCGTCGCCAGGACCCCCGGGACCGAGCCGCCGGAGAGCATGTGGTCCTCGGGGCCGTCCGAGGTGAAGAGCGCAACCGTGACGCCCTCGGTGCGCAGCAGGTCGGCCAGCCACCGCAAGTAGGCCGCGTCGGAACCGTAACTGCCGTACTCGTTCTCCACCTGCACCATGATCACCGGGCCGCCGCGGTCGACCTGCCGGTCCACGATCTCGGGCAGAAGATGCCGGAACCAGCTCGCGACATATCCCAAGTAGCGCTCGTCACGGGTACGCGCGCGGGCGCCCAGCTCGCCCGTCAGCCAGTACGGCAGCCCGCCGTTCTCCCACTCGGCGCAGATGTACGGCCCCGGCCGCACGACCGCCCACAGCCCCGCCTCCCGGGCCGCGTCCAGGAACCGGCCGAGCGCCTGCACGTCCCGGTGCCGGCCCGGCCGCGGCTCGTGCAGGTTCCACGGCACGTACGTCTCCACGCAGTTGAGGCCCATCGCCCGCAACATCGCCAGCCGGTGCCCCCACTGCGCCTCGTGCACCCGGAAGTAGTGCAGCGCGCCGGACAGCAGCCGCACCGGCCGCCCGTCCAGCAGGAAGTCTTCGTCCCCCACCGTGAACTCGCTCATGCGCCCACTCTCCCTCTGGCGCAGGTCAGGGTCCATGGACAAAGATCAGCGCTGCTTGGACCGAAGGACGGGACCGGCCGACGGGACTGGCGGACGGGACCGGCGGACGGGAACAGCGGACGGGACCGGCGGCGCGGACGGGAGGCACGCGGATGTACCACACCTGGATGCGTTTCTTCACGCCCGGCCCCGCACACCACCGCCTCGGCCTCGCCTGCCTCGGCGTGGGCCTCCAGTACGGCGCCCTGCCGACCGTCGGACCGAGGGTCCTGGACCACCATGTCGCCGTCGTGATCAGTACCGGCGGCGGCTGGTACGCCGCCCCCGACGGCCGCCGTACGACCGTCACCGCGCCCGCGCTGCTGTGGCTGACCCCCGGCGTGCCGCACCACTACGCGCCCGACCCCGGCACCGGCTGGGACGAGGGCTTCGTCGACTTCATCGGGCCCGCCGCACCGACGTACACCGAACTCGGGTACATCGAGCCCGGCCGGCCCGTCGTGCCGCTGTCCGACGCCGCCGGCCCCCGTGCCGTCATCGGGCGCATCGCCCGTGCCGCGCGCCGCGACAACCCCCTGCTGGAGGTGGAGACCGGCGCCGCCGTCCACGAGCTCCTCGTCGCCCTGCGCCGCGCCCGTGCCGACCTCACCCCCGACGGCGACCAGGTCCTCAAGGCCCTCGCACGCGACGCGTGCCTGCCGCTGACGGTCGCCGACCACGCCACCCGGCACGGCATGACCCCCGCCGAACTGCGCACCGCCGTGCGGCGCGGCGCCGGGTGCAGCCCCAAGGACTACCTGCTCGGCATCCGCCTGGGCCGCGCCAAGGAACTGCTCGCCGCCACCCAACTCCCCGTCGCCGCCGTCGCCCGCCGCGTCGGCTACGACGACCCCGCCTACTTCTCCCGCCTGTTCACCCGCCGCGTCGGCATGGCCCCGACCCGCTTC comes from the Streptomyces sp. NBC_00443 genome and includes:
- a CDS encoding glycoside hydrolase family 35 protein, with translation MSEFTVGDEDFLLDGRPVRLLSGALHYFRVHEAQWGHRLAMLRAMGLNCVETYVPWNLHEPRPGRHRDVQALGRFLDAAREAGLWAVVRPGPYICAEWENGGLPYWLTGELGARARTRDERYLGYVASWFRHLLPEIVDRQVDRGGPVIMVQVENEYGSYGSDAAYLRWLADLLRTEGVTVALFTSDGPEDHMLSGGSVPGVLATVNFGSHAREAFETLRRHRPDGPLMCMEFWCGWFDHWGGEHVVRDPGDAAAALREILECGASVNLYMAHGGTSFAGWAGANRGGGALHDGPLEPDVTSYDYDAPIDEYGRPTEKFWAFRKVLADHADGPLPEVPPAPVPLGAPAEAVLTDWAPLGDVLETLGGPETSGPVPPAFEELGVERGLVRYEVTVPGPRQPYPLTVRGLRDLAVVYVDGERAGVLTEDDACLNEPVAGYARVELWVESLGRVNYGPRLGEPKGITGGVLHERQYLHDVRARGLRLEALDEIERVRAVPSRELPGDGAPGLYRGTVMVRGGGDARLELPGRTRGFVWINGFNLGRYWSTGPQCSLYVPGPVLREGGNDVWLLELEGTARSGEAQAPVLRAV
- a CDS encoding helix-turn-helix domain-containing protein, with amino-acid sequence MYHTWMRFFTPGPAHHRLGLACLGVGLQYGALPTVGPRVLDHHVAVVISTGGGWYAAPDGRRTTVTAPALLWLTPGVPHHYAPDPGTGWDEGFVDFIGPAAPTYTELGYIEPGRPVVPLSDAAGPRAVIGRIARAARRDNPLLEVETGAAVHELLVALRRARADLTPDGDQVLKALARDACLPLTVADHATRHGMTPAELRTAVRRGAGCSPKDYLLGIRLGRAKELLAATQLPVAAVARRVGYDDPAYFSRLFTRRVGMAPTRFRAQQGRTVPGGWSNQVPDPDDPPVIERTTN